From Sinorhizobium sp. RAC02, a single genomic window includes:
- a CDS encoding P1 family peptidase yields MTMTQTAKPRARALGLPFTGRTGPLNAITDVEGIAVGFRTIQEETPRPGRKLPVRTGITAILPHNESETPVPVYAGVHRFNGNGEMTGTHWIEDGGTFLGPVMITNTHGVGITHHATTRWMLERYASTYEVGDFLWLMPVIAETYDGVLNDINGLPVTEADVRGALENLSRGAVSEGNCGGGTSMITYGFKGGTGTASRVVTCGGKDYTIGTLVQANHGQRDWLTICGVPVGKHLQDNTPQSQLKERGSIIVVIATDLPMAPHQLKRLARRAAIGIGRNGTPGGNNSGDIFLAFSTANPQPMAHKAPAMLGLEIINDEHLDPIYVAAVDSVEEAVVNAMLAAEDSGGTPHDRFRIDAIKHDQLIAVMQQYGRHP; encoded by the coding sequence ATGACCATGACCCAGACAGCAAAACCCCGCGCCCGCGCCCTCGGCCTGCCCTTCACCGGCCGCACCGGCCCTCTCAATGCCATCACCGATGTCGAGGGCATCGCCGTCGGCTTCCGCACAATCCAGGAAGAGACGCCGCGACCCGGCCGCAAGCTGCCGGTGCGCACCGGCATCACCGCTATCCTGCCACATAACGAAAGTGAGACGCCTGTCCCGGTCTATGCCGGCGTGCACCGCTTCAACGGCAATGGCGAGATGACCGGCACCCACTGGATCGAGGACGGCGGCACGTTTCTGGGTCCGGTGATGATCACCAACACCCACGGCGTCGGCATCACCCATCATGCGACGACCCGCTGGATGCTGGAGCGCTATGCCTCGACCTACGAGGTTGGCGATTTCCTCTGGCTGATGCCGGTCATCGCGGAGACCTATGACGGCGTGCTGAACGACATCAACGGCCTGCCCGTGACGGAAGCGGACGTGCGCGGAGCCCTTGAAAACCTCTCGCGCGGCGCGGTTTCAGAGGGAAATTGCGGCGGCGGCACAAGTATGATCACCTATGGCTTCAAGGGTGGTACCGGCACTGCATCGCGCGTCGTCACGTGCGGCGGCAAGGACTACACGATCGGTACGCTGGTTCAGGCCAACCACGGCCAGCGCGACTGGTTGACGATCTGCGGCGTGCCTGTCGGAAAACATCTCCAGGACAACACGCCGCAAAGCCAGCTCAAGGAGCGCGGCTCGATCATCGTCGTCATCGCCACGGATCTGCCGATGGCGCCGCACCAGTTGAAGCGCCTCGCCCGCCGCGCCGCCATCGGCATCGGCCGCAACGGCACGCCCGGCGGCAACAATTCCGGCGATATCTTCCTTGCCTTCTCGACCGCCAATCCCCAGCCCATGGCGCACAAGGCCCCGGCCATGCTCGGCCTCGAGATCATCAACGACGAACATCTCGATCCGATTTATGTGGCGGCGGTGGATAGCGTGGAAGAGGCGGTGGTCAATGCCATGCTGGCGGCGGAAGATAGCGGCGGTACGCCACATGATCGCTTCCGCATCGATGCGATCAAACATGACCAGCTTATAGCCGTCATGCAGCAGTACGGCCGGCATCCCTAA
- a CDS encoding ABC transporter permease: MKILASLARGSLIGYTALFFAFIYIPLVLIAVYSFNSNPINMMTWTGFTTDWYAQVLGFKTAISESALYIESTDQLLQAVWNSLMIAASTTTIATVLGTAIAIALYRFDFFGRRFYRVIMFMPMLMPDIVLGIALLIFFVNAGVNLGLTTIIIGQCTFLISYVFIVVSARLAGMDRTLEHASADLGANEWTTFRRVVFPQLLPGIVGGALLAFIISMDDLVITYFIAGVDVTTLPMFIFAMLRRGIKPEINAIAVMMLTFSFVIASLGLYLRSRQK, from the coding sequence ATGAAAATCCTCGCCTCCCTCGCCCGCGGCAGCCTCATCGGCTACACCGCGCTCTTCTTTGCCTTCATCTACATCCCGCTGGTGCTGATCGCGGTCTATTCGTTCAATTCCAACCCGATCAACATGATGACCTGGACCGGTTTCACCACCGACTGGTACGCCCAGGTCCTCGGGTTCAAGACGGCGATTTCGGAAAGCGCGCTTTATATCGAATCGACCGACCAGCTCTTGCAGGCCGTCTGGAACAGCCTGATGATCGCCGCCTCCACGACGACCATCGCAACAGTACTCGGCACGGCGATCGCCATCGCTCTCTACCGCTTCGACTTTTTCGGCCGCCGCTTCTACCGCGTCATCATGTTCATGCCGATGCTGATGCCGGATATCGTGCTTGGCATTGCGCTCCTCATCTTCTTCGTCAATGCGGGTGTGAACCTCGGCCTCACCACAATCATCATCGGTCAGTGCACCTTCCTGATCTCCTATGTCTTCATCGTCGTCTCAGCCCGGCTTGCCGGCATGGACCGCACGCTGGAGCACGCCTCGGCCGATCTCGGCGCCAACGAATGGACGACCTTCCGCAGGGTGGTCTTCCCGCAGCTCCTGCCTGGTATCGTCGGCGGCGCACTGCTCGCCTTCATCATCTCGATGGACGACCTGGTCATCACCTACTTCATCGCCGGCGTCGATGTGACGACCCTGCCGATGTTCATCTTCGCCATGCTCCGGCGCGGCATCAAGCCGGAGATCAACGCCATCGCGGTGATGATGCTGACCTTCTCCTTCGTTATCGCCTCGCTCGGCCTCTACCTTCGCTCCCGGCAGAAATGA
- a CDS encoding ABC transporter permease encodes MSSIALRRRAQLGLLLGPVSLFLAVFFLGPLAIMIVTSFLAPGLYGGVEWTWYPHNYGRILGFADPMFEDFDPVYIAIFLRSLKIAALTVVATLFVCYPAAFCISRLSERWKNFCLFLITLPFFTSLIVRLFIWVLILRQTGLVNSVLLNTGVIARPLELIYTDGAIILGMVYIFIPFMFMPVYASVEKLDWTLVRASLDLGAGPIRTFLRIILPLTAPGIAGGAVIVFIPALGNFVVPAILGGAKVMMLGNLIEQQFLAARNWPFGSALAMMVMAVMLVLLFVYVIVSGRRGIDAATGR; translated from the coding sequence ATGTCGTCGATTGCGCTTCGCCGCCGCGCCCAGCTCGGCCTGCTGCTCGGGCCGGTCTCGCTGTTCCTCGCGGTCTTCTTCCTAGGCCCGCTCGCCATCATGATCGTGACGAGCTTTCTGGCGCCCGGCCTTTACGGCGGGGTGGAATGGACCTGGTATCCGCACAATTACGGCCGCATCCTGGGCTTCGCCGACCCGATGTTCGAGGATTTCGACCCGGTCTACATCGCCATCTTCCTGCGCTCGCTGAAGATCGCGGCGCTGACCGTCGTTGCGACACTGTTCGTCTGCTACCCGGCCGCCTTCTGCATCAGCCGGCTTTCCGAACGCTGGAAGAATTTTTGCCTGTTCCTGATCACGCTGCCCTTCTTCACCAGCCTCATCGTGCGCCTGTTCATCTGGGTGCTGATCCTGCGCCAGACCGGTCTCGTGAATTCCGTACTGTTGAACACCGGCGTCATCGCCCGGCCATTGGAGCTGATCTATACGGACGGCGCGATCATCCTCGGCATGGTCTATATCTTCATTCCGTTCATGTTCATGCCGGTCTATGCCAGCGTCGAAAAGCTCGACTGGACGCTGGTGCGCGCGTCGCTCGATCTCGGCGCCGGGCCGATCCGCACCTTTCTGCGCATCATCCTGCCCCTGACAGCGCCCGGTATTGCCGGCGGAGCGGTGATCGTCTTCATCCCGGCGCTCGGCAATTTCGTCGTGCCGGCCATCCTTGGTGGGGCGAAGGTGATGATGCTCGGCAACCTCATCGAGCAGCAGTTCCTCGCCGCCCGCAACTGGCCGTTCGGCTCAGCCCTCGCCATGATGGTGATGGCCGTCATGCTGGTCCTGCTCTTCGTCTATGTCATCGTGTCCGGCCGCCGCGGCATCGATGCCGCGACCGGTCGCTGA
- a CDS encoding ABC transporter ATP-binding protein, translated as MRDSIVRLEKAAKAFATPEGQTVTALDAIDLDVARNEFLTLLGPSGCGKTTLLQAISGFVELDAGRILIDGEDITDRPPYRRPVNTVFQNYALFPHMTVGENTAYALEVAGVAKAERTKRVADALRMVGLEGMEGRKPRQLSGGQQQRVALARAIIARPKLLLLDEPLSALDKNLRQAMQIELKTLQHELGISFIFVTHDQQEALTMSDRVAVLSGGRIQQLDTPRAIYDQPKNSFVATFVGASNLFEGEAIGRQLLTADGLSITHAKAETMGTATALIRPEQFFIAQSGDASPSLDVDLEQIVFVGSTFELFGRTATGRRVIAEIPATRRNLVGEIEQSRRARLAYDPAAVHLIPAEAA; from the coding sequence ATGCGAGATTCCATAGTCCGCCTGGAGAAGGCGGCGAAGGCCTTTGCCACGCCCGAAGGCCAGACCGTCACGGCGCTGGACGCGATCGACCTCGATGTCGCGCGCAACGAATTCCTGACGCTGCTCGGACCATCCGGCTGCGGTAAGACCACGCTGCTCCAGGCGATCAGCGGCTTCGTCGAGCTTGATGCCGGCCGTATCCTGATCGACGGCGAAGACATCACCGACCGGCCGCCGTATCGTCGGCCGGTCAATACGGTCTTCCAGAACTACGCGCTGTTCCCGCACATGACGGTCGGCGAAAACACCGCCTATGCGCTGGAAGTGGCCGGTGTGGCGAAGGCAGAACGTACCAAACGCGTCGCCGACGCCCTGCGCATGGTCGGCCTCGAGGGCATGGAGGGCCGCAAGCCGCGCCAGCTTTCCGGCGGCCAGCAGCAGCGCGTGGCGCTCGCCCGCGCCATCATTGCCCGCCCGAAACTGCTGCTGCTCGACGAGCCGCTATCCGCGCTGGACAAGAACCTGCGGCAGGCCATGCAGATCGAGTTGAAGACGCTTCAGCACGAACTCGGCATCTCCTTCATCTTCGTCACGCATGACCAGCAGGAGGCGCTGACCATGTCGGACCGTGTGGCCGTGCTGTCCGGCGGCCGTATCCAGCAGCTCGACACGCCACGCGCCATCTACGACCAGCCGAAGAACAGCTTTGTTGCCACCTTCGTCGGGGCCAGCAACCTCTTCGAGGGCGAAGCGATCGGCAGACAGCTGCTAACGGCGGACGGTCTTTCCATCACGCATGCCAAGGCGGAGACAATGGGCACCGCAACCGCGCTCATCCGCCCGGAACAGTTCTTTATCGCCCAGTCGGGCGATGCCTCGCCGAGCCTAGACGTCGATCTCGAACAGATCGTCTTCGTCGGCTCCACCTTCGAGCTGTTCGGCCGCACCGCCACGGGCCGACGCGTCATCGCGGAAATTCCGGCGACCCGCCGTAACCTTGTGGGTGAAATCGAACAGTCGCGCCGCGCGCGTCTCGCCTATGATCCGGCAGCGGTGCATCTCATTCCGGCGGAGGCGGCCTGA
- a CDS encoding spermidine/putrescine ABC transporter substrate-binding protein, which produces MAGAAELNVYNWGEYINPEVLKKFEEETQIKVNLSTYSSNEEMLAKIQGGATGYDVVFPSVHMQDIMAKLDLLEKTDINTYEGFKNIDPAFLRAKSDPKGEYCLPYAWGSVGIFYNRTILGKDITGWKDLIETVKAKGLKFTLLDDMREVLAVGLMLNGHKINSTDPAELQQAADTIIAMKPDVAAFTYDTRPMVQSGDVAAGHFFVGAMVDVFGNEKDLGYVIPEEGATMYQEDACVLKSAPNKENAIKFLQFYTRPEIVALNVSQQTNGTANVPARQLTPEKIKNSKEINPPAETMARLQIFEDLGPALRQLDRVWTKVKTAQ; this is translated from the coding sequence ATGGCAGGTGCCGCCGAACTCAACGTCTACAACTGGGGCGAATACATCAATCCGGAGGTTCTGAAGAAGTTCGAGGAGGAGACCCAGATCAAGGTCAACCTCTCGACCTATTCCTCCAACGAGGAAATGCTGGCGAAAATCCAGGGCGGCGCCACGGGCTATGACGTCGTCTTCCCGTCCGTGCACATGCAAGACATCATGGCCAAGCTCGACCTGCTCGAGAAGACCGACATCAACACCTATGAAGGCTTCAAGAACATCGATCCCGCCTTCCTGCGCGCGAAAAGCGACCCGAAGGGCGAATATTGCCTGCCCTATGCCTGGGGCTCGGTCGGCATCTTCTACAACCGCACGATCCTCGGCAAGGACATCACCGGCTGGAAGGATTTGATCGAGACGGTCAAGGCCAAGGGACTGAAGTTCACGCTGCTCGACGACATGCGCGAAGTGCTCGCGGTCGGCCTCATGCTGAACGGCCACAAGATCAACTCCACCGACCCGGCCGAATTGCAGCAGGCGGCGGACACGATCATCGCCATGAAACCGGACGTCGCGGCCTTTACCTATGACACGCGGCCGATGGTGCAGTCTGGCGACGTGGCGGCCGGCCATTTCTTCGTCGGTGCCATGGTCGATGTCTTCGGTAACGAGAAGGACCTCGGCTACGTGATCCCGGAAGAGGGCGCGACCATGTACCAGGAGGATGCCTGCGTGCTGAAGAGCGCGCCGAACAAGGAAAATGCCATCAAATTCCTGCAGTTCTATACGCGTCCGGAGATCGTTGCGCTGAATGTCTCGCAACAGACCAACGGCACGGCCAACGTTCCGGCGCGGCAATTGACCCCGGAAAAGATCAAGAATAGCAAGGAGATCAATCCGCCAGCGGAAACGATGGCGCGTCTCCAGATCTTCGAGGATCTCGGTCCCGCGCTGCGCCAGCTGGACCGGGTCTGGACGAAGGTGAAGACCGCGCAGTGA
- a CDS encoding MurR/RpiR family transcriptional regulator: protein MSKRIVKLVQSDDLRRSKSDKLIANYIERNIADLPFETARSIAQRLELSPMTVGRYLRRMGFDGLDELKGELRHGSSNPAWQVKGQVDRLEQDRKEGKLLAGLIQQQIDNLGQIYEITTAPEWQQTIDALIGASEVYVAAYQNVRGIAQYFASQLSYTRSRVQFVDGVNGTYAEVLDGSVEGRLLFLHDVRRFAAKARPLALEARRAGVKVVLLTDEFCPWGPEVSDICLVVPGSHGPLWDGAATMTAVMDLMLSNIIVVMGEAVSERVDTLTRLQDVFGDFET from the coding sequence GTGTCGAAACGCATTGTGAAGCTCGTACAGTCCGATGACCTCCGGCGGTCCAAGTCCGACAAGCTGATCGCCAACTATATCGAGCGCAATATCGCCGATCTGCCTTTCGAGACGGCGCGTTCCATCGCCCAGCGCCTCGAACTTTCGCCGATGACCGTCGGCCGCTATCTGCGCCGCATGGGTTTTGATGGCCTTGATGAGTTGAAGGGCGAACTGCGGCATGGCAGTTCCAACCCGGCCTGGCAGGTCAAGGGCCAGGTCGACCGGCTGGAACAGGACCGCAAGGAGGGCAAGCTGCTCGCCGGCCTCATCCAGCAGCAGATCGACAATCTTGGGCAGATCTACGAAATCACCACCGCGCCGGAATGGCAGCAGACGATCGACGCGCTCATCGGTGCCAGCGAGGTCTATGTCGCGGCCTACCAGAATGTGCGCGGCATCGCCCAGTATTTTGCCAGCCAGCTTTCTTATACCCGCTCGCGCGTCCAGTTCGTCGATGGCGTCAACGGCACCTATGCCGAAGTGCTCGACGGTTCCGTCGAGGGGCGGCTGCTCTTCCTGCACGACGTGCGTCGCTTCGCCGCCAAGGCGCGGCCGCTGGCGCTGGAAGCGCGGCGCGCCGGCGTCAAGGTCGTGCTGCTCACCGATGAATTCTGCCCCTGGGGGCCGGAGGTCTCCGATATCTGCCTCGTCGTACCCGGCTCGCACGGGCCGCTGTGGGATGGTGCCGCCACCATGACGGCCGTCATGGACCTCATGCTCAGCAACATCATCGTCGTGATGGGCGAGGCGGTGAGTGAACGCGTCGATACGCTGACCCGCCTGCAGGATGTCTTCGGGGATTTCGAGACCTGA
- a CDS encoding ABC transporter substrate-binding protein: MLSFVAGTAAFVLSSGAVHAAETQYPLTFENCGRPVTFEKAPERAVSLGQSSTEILYLLGVGDRMVGTAVWIGPVLTGYEEANAKVERLADNDPSFESVVAKKPDLVTAQFQWHVGPEGIVATPEQFEELKIPVYTSPADCIGKDNTGGGDGVRKTVFTMDLIYKEISELSQIFNVQDQGEKVIAELKAREAAARKKIASADGKLSAVFWFSSAELDIDPYVAGRNGAPGYILSALGIKNVIESDEEWPTVGWETVAKADPTIIVAGKMERRRFPADDVAVKHKFLKEDPVASLMPAVKNGYVVDMDAQAMNPTIRTIEGIEVLADAVEKAGLAK; this comes from the coding sequence CTGCTTTCGTTCGTTGCCGGCACGGCAGCTTTTGTTCTCTCCTCGGGTGCGGTCCACGCCGCCGAAACCCAGTATCCGCTGACGTTCGAGAATTGCGGCCGCCCGGTCACCTTCGAGAAGGCGCCGGAGCGTGCGGTCTCGCTCGGCCAGAGCTCGACCGAAATCCTCTACCTGCTCGGCGTCGGCGACCGCATGGTCGGCACCGCGGTCTGGATCGGCCCGGTTCTGACCGGTTACGAGGAGGCCAATGCCAAGGTCGAGCGCCTTGCCGACAATGATCCGAGCTTCGAGAGCGTCGTCGCCAAGAAGCCGGACCTCGTGACGGCGCAGTTCCAGTGGCATGTCGGCCCGGAAGGCATCGTCGCGACGCCGGAACAGTTCGAGGAATTGAAGATCCCCGTCTACACCTCGCCGGCCGATTGCATCGGCAAGGACAATACCGGCGGCGGCGACGGTGTGCGCAAGACGGTCTTCACCATGGACCTTATCTACAAGGAAATCAGCGAACTGTCGCAGATTTTCAATGTACAGGATCAGGGTGAGAAGGTGATCGCCGAGCTCAAGGCCCGCGAGGCCGCGGCCCGCAAGAAGATCGCCTCTGCCGATGGCAAGCTGTCCGCCGTCTTCTGGTTCTCCAGCGCCGAACTCGACATCGACCCCTATGTCGCCGGCCGCAACGGCGCGCCGGGCTACATCCTGTCTGCGCTTGGCATCAAGAACGTTATCGAGAGCGACGAGGAATGGCCGACGGTTGGCTGGGAAACCGTTGCCAAGGCCGATCCGACCATCATCGTCGCCGGCAAGATGGAACGCCGCCGCTTCCCGGCCGATGACGTTGCCGTCAAGCACAAGTTCTTGAAGGAAGATCCGGTCGCCAGCCTGATGCCGGCGGTCAAGAACGGCTATGTGGTCGACATGGACGCCCAGGCGATGAACCCGACGATCCGCACCATCGAGGGCATCGAAGTGCTCGCCGACGCGGTCGAAAAGGCTGGCCTCGCCAAGTGA
- a CDS encoding iron ABC transporter permease yields MADRPLLLRTGAAFAALVLLLAALGVGAAVGETAIPLDVVGKTVANRLWQAGYALEPIDEGIIWNYRLSRAVVAACCGSALALSGVILQSLLRNALADPYILGISAGASTGAVAVAILGIGAGMLTLPIGAFIGALVAFALVSVLAVRAGRGTSAIILAGVAGSQLFNALTSFIVTKAANAEQARGIMFWLLGNLSGVRWPDVWLALPVALAGLLVCLWHARALDAFTFGTESAASLGIPVRRVYVVLIAISALMTAVMVSIVGSIGFVGLVIPHAARMVVGVRHGLLLPASALIGAIFMIAADVLSRVIIPGQVLPIGVITALFGAPAFALILSQRRSAL; encoded by the coding sequence ATGGCAGATCGCCCCCTCTTGCTCCGGACGGGCGCCGCTTTCGCGGCGCTCGTGCTCCTGCTTGCCGCACTCGGTGTGGGCGCGGCGGTTGGCGAGACGGCAATCCCGCTCGATGTCGTGGGGAAGACCGTGGCGAACCGTCTTTGGCAGGCGGGTTATGCGCTGGAGCCGATCGACGAGGGCATCATCTGGAACTACCGACTGAGCCGCGCCGTGGTCGCCGCCTGCTGCGGCTCGGCATTGGCGCTTTCCGGCGTGATCCTGCAATCGCTGCTGCGCAATGCGCTTGCCGATCCTTATATTCTCGGCATTTCGGCTGGTGCCTCGACCGGCGCCGTCGCCGTCGCGATCCTCGGCATCGGTGCCGGCATGCTGACGCTGCCGATCGGCGCTTTCATCGGCGCGCTTGTCGCCTTCGCTCTGGTCAGCGTTCTGGCCGTGCGCGCCGGGCGCGGCACCAGCGCGATCATTCTGGCAGGCGTCGCTGGCTCACAGCTCTTCAACGCGCTCACCTCCTTCATCGTCACCAAAGCGGCCAATGCCGAGCAGGCGCGCGGCATCATGTTCTGGCTGCTTGGCAATCTTTCCGGCGTGCGCTGGCCGGATGTCTGGCTGGCGCTGCCGGTCGCGCTTGCCGGCCTGCTCGTCTGCCTGTGGCATGCCCGCGCGCTGGACGCCTTCACCTTCGGAACCGAATCGGCCGCCTCCCTCGGCATTCCGGTGCGCCGTGTTTACGTCGTGCTGATTGCCATTTCCGCGTTGATGACGGCCGTCATGGTCTCGATCGTCGGCTCGATCGGCTTCGTCGGTCTCGTCATTCCCCATGCCGCCCGCATGGTCGTCGGCGTGCGCCACGGCTTGCTGCTGCCGGCCTCGGCGCTGATCGGCGCCATTTTCATGATCGCCGCCGACGTGCTGTCGCGCGTCATCATCCCCGGCCAGGTGCTGCCTATCGGCGTCATCACGGCGTTGTTCGGCGCACCAGCCTTTGCGCTCATCTTAAGTCAGAGGAGATCGGCGCTATGA
- a CDS encoding ABC transporter ATP-binding protein, giving the protein MTLVANGLSWSAGGTKILSDVSLDVRPGEFLGIIGPNGSGKTSLMALIAGIRKPQRGEVTLDGKLLLAHGRQAIARRIAFVEQQAETTERITARQAVELGRTPHLGALTPWSKADDAVVDRALEEVDMAHFANRLWHTLSGGERQRLHIARALAQQSPILLLDEPTNHLDIGHQIGLLQLVREQDLTVVAALHDLNHAAMFCDRIAVMQAGRIVALGAPAKVLEPQRLHDVFRVTVDIERDSAGGCFIRYRRPNPRPAKLKLVAEAR; this is encoded by the coding sequence ATGACACTGGTTGCAAACGGACTTTCCTGGTCGGCGGGTGGCACAAAAATCCTGTCGGATGTCTCACTCGACGTGCGCCCCGGCGAATTCCTCGGAATCATCGGCCCGAACGGGTCGGGCAAGACCAGTTTGATGGCGCTCATCGCCGGCATCCGCAAACCGCAGCGGGGCGAGGTGACGCTGGACGGCAAACTGCTTTTGGCGCACGGGCGGCAGGCGATCGCGCGGCGCATTGCCTTCGTCGAGCAGCAAGCGGAAACGACGGAACGCATCACGGCGCGCCAGGCCGTCGAACTCGGCCGCACGCCCCATCTGGGCGCGCTAACACCCTGGTCGAAGGCGGATGATGCCGTCGTCGACCGGGCGCTGGAGGAGGTGGACATGGCGCATTTCGCCAACCGTCTCTGGCACACGCTGTCCGGCGGCGAGCGCCAGCGGCTGCATATTGCCCGCGCGCTTGCCCAGCAATCGCCGATCCTTCTGCTCGACGAGCCGACCAACCATCTCGACATCGGCCACCAGATCGGCCTGCTCCAGCTCGTGCGTGAACAGGACCTGACCGTGGTCGCAGCGCTTCACGACCTCAACCATGCCGCCATGTTCTGTGACCGCATCGCCGTGATGCAGGCAGGACGCATCGTGGCCCTCGGCGCCCCCGCCAAGGTGCTGGAGCCGCAGCGTCTGCACGACGTGTTCCGCGTCACCGTCGATATCGAGCGCGACAGCGCTGGTGGCTGCTTCATCCGTTACCGCCGGCCCAATCCGCGACCGGCCAAACTCAAGCTCGTTGCAGAGGCAAGATGA
- a CDS encoding pseudoazurin, giving the protein MKIRLLLAAAVMAVLFHSLPAAAETFKVEMRNRGEKGSMVFEPDFLAIKPGDSIKFIATHKSHNAASIDGMVPEGYAGFKGKINEEIEVTFDQPGFYGIKCSPHFGMGMVMLVKVGEAELTDAIRTVEVPARARPRFDDLFARVDAGEGK; this is encoded by the coding sequence ATGAAAATCCGGCTCCTTCTCGCCGCGGCCGTGATGGCCGTTCTTTTCCATTCCCTTCCGGCCGCTGCCGAGACGTTCAAGGTCGAGATGCGCAACCGTGGCGAAAAGGGCTCGATGGTGTTCGAGCCGGATTTCCTGGCGATCAAGCCGGGCGACAGCATCAAGTTCATCGCCACCCACAAGAGCCACAATGCCGCGAGCATCGACGGCATGGTTCCGGAGGGCTATGCCGGCTTCAAGGGCAAGATCAATGAGGAGATCGAGGTCACCTTCGACCAGCCGGGCTTTTACGGCATCAAGTGCTCGCCGCATTTCGGCATGGGCATGGTCATGCTCGTGAAGGTCGGCGAGGCGGAGTTGACCGATGCGATCCGCACGGTCGAGGTACCGGCCCGCGCCCGGCCGCGCTTCGACGACCTTTTTGCCCGCGTGGATGCGGGCGAGGGGAAGTGA
- a CDS encoding class I SAM-dependent methyltransferase, whose translation MHGALSNSNLKEDIRDYWSRRSETFDFAFGHRIPQGPEFDAWAAAIRERLGPEPRRVLELACGTGEVTRLLLSLGHEVTALDFSEAMLAVAREKHAGAKNLRFLLADAENPMEPDESYDAIVCRHLVWTLTTPEQAFAEWYRMLKPGGMLLFFDGDWAAPTRVGRLASRAIAIIDRFAGVDPFYDGAMSDRHSSIMERLPFGDGLRVERVLPLLEAVGFRDMTIGSHAPIAAAQRRTANLRNRLRTLLYRRFILCCRK comes from the coding sequence ATGCACGGCGCGCTTTCCAACAGCAATCTCAAGGAAGACATCCGGGACTACTGGTCTCGCCGCTCGGAGACCTTCGACTTCGCGTTCGGCCACCGCATTCCGCAAGGGCCGGAATTCGACGCCTGGGCTGCGGCAATCCGTGAACGGCTCGGCCCGGAGCCGCGTCGCGTGCTGGAGCTTGCCTGCGGCACTGGCGAGGTGACGCGCCTGCTGCTCTCGCTCGGCCATGAGGTGACGGCGCTCGATTTTTCCGAGGCGATGCTGGCGGTTGCGCGGGAAAAACATGCCGGCGCGAAAAACCTTCGCTTCCTGCTTGCCGATGCGGAAAACCCGATGGAGCCGGACGAGAGCTATGACGCGATCGTCTGCCGCCATCTTGTCTGGACTTTGACCACGCCGGAACAGGCCTTTGCCGAATGGTACCGCATGCTGAAACCCGGCGGCATGTTGCTGTTCTTCGATGGCGACTGGGCAGCGCCTACCCGCGTCGGCCGTCTGGCGAGCCGCGCCATTGCCATCATCGACAGGTTCGCTGGTGTCGATCCGTTCTATGACGGCGCGATGAGCGACCGGCACTCCAGCATCATGGAGCGTCTGCCGTTTGGTGACGGCCTGCGCGTCGAACGCGTTTTGCCACTGCTCGAAGCGGTCGGTTTTCGGGATATGACGATCGGCTCCCACGCGCCGATTGCGGCGGCACAACGCCGTACGGCTAACCTGCGCAACAGGCTGCGCACGCTGCTCTACCGCCGCTTCATCCTTTGCTGCCGGAAGTAG
- the phnF gene encoding phosphonate metabolism transcriptional regulator PhnF, with amino-acid sequence MVERQSGVALWRQIADRMRLAINNGDFDETNMMPPEVVLASRFGVNRHTVRSALAALAEEGIVRPIQGIGTRIERRDRLRFPISRRTRFSQGLGNQTRDIEGRLLEAITEVAPAVVAEALGLPAGTLCVRMETVNSADKRPISRGTHYFPADRFAEIGGIYERTRSVTAAFRELGVPDYVRRSTEISAIHAEGDDMRHLKLSPGAIILVATAVNTDLDGTPIQFSRTRFAADRVKLTVEPEPDATSGSKG; translated from the coding sequence ATGGTAGAGCGGCAATCGGGCGTCGCCCTCTGGCGGCAGATCGCGGACCGCATGCGGCTGGCGATCAACAACGGGGATTTCGACGAAACTAACATGATGCCGCCGGAAGTGGTGCTGGCGAGCCGCTTCGGCGTGAACCGGCACACGGTGCGCAGTGCGCTTGCAGCACTGGCGGAAGAAGGCATCGTTCGACCGATCCAGGGTATCGGCACGCGCATCGAGCGGCGCGACCGCCTGCGCTTCCCGATCTCGCGGCGCACCCGCTTTTCGCAGGGACTCGGCAATCAGACACGCGATATCGAAGGTAGATTGCTGGAGGCGATCACGGAGGTCGCACCCGCTGTCGTCGCGGAAGCGTTGGGATTGCCGGCAGGCACGCTGTGCGTGCGAATGGAAACCGTCAACAGCGCCGACAAACGGCCGATCTCGCGCGGGACGCATTATTTCCCGGCCGACCGCTTCGCCGAGATTGGCGGGATCTACGAGCGGACACGCTCCGTCACCGCTGCCTTCCGCGAACTCGGTGTGCCGGATTACGTGCGTCGTTCAACGGAAATATCCGCCATCCATGCGGAGGGCGACGACATGCGGCACCTGAAACTCTCGCCTGGCGCGATCATCCTGGTGGCGACGGCCGTCAATACGGACCTCGACGGCACGCCGATCCAGTTCTCCCGCACGCGCTTTGCCGCCGACCGGGTCAAGCTCACGGTGGAGCCGGAGCCCGATGCTACTTCCGGCAGCAAAGGATGA